ATCACACACAGAGCAATAGctctacaacaacaacaatcacaagccttaatcccactaggtgtgACACAAAGTAGGAGCCTTATTCATTCAAATCATTTTAGAAGATCAACCCCTTCCAGGGAATTTCCATATCACTATGTGTAAAATAGAAGTGTAGTGGTAAATATTGGCACTTGGAACTGCTTATTATATGACAGGCtactcttcatcttctttgcaGATCGCCAAGTGGTGCTGGTTCTTGTGTGTTTCATGTTTATTGGGATAAATTAACTTTTATGCCTCCTCTTTTCAGGGGTTGTGACTTCAGAGGTTCGACTCTTGTGTGATCTTGAGCAACTTGAGCCTACTTGGTAAACGTTGAGTCTCTTCATATTGGCATTAATTCTCAGCTGCATGTCTATGTGTGGTGAACTCATGGGAACCTTGCATTTAGGACTGTTCGACATGTTGGGGGGGCTATGAGAGGTGCAGGTGCCGAACAAATTTCTGTCCTGGTGAGGACCATGGTGGAAAGTAAAGTAAGCAAGAATGCTATTCGCTTATTTTATGCATTGGGATACAAGTTAGATTATGAGCTGTTGCGAGTGGGATTTGCCTTCCATTTCCGAAGAGGTGCTCAGATAACTGTTACCGTATCTTCAATTAATAAGATGCTGAAACTGCATGCTACTGATGAGGCAGTTCCAGTTACACCGGGTATCCAGCTGGTTGAAGTGACAGCCCCTGCATCATCTGAAAACTACACTGAAGTTGTGGCTGCTGTGTCCTCCTTCTGCGAGTACCTTGCACCGTAAGGGCAtctatctatttttattttgtttttctgttCTTATATTTATTTGCTTATAAGATGTACAAAATCCTGTGCATTCAACTGAACATTGCTCAATGTGAATTAGCTGGGTGTTCACCATTGGGGTAGAACAAGGAGCCTCAATTTCACCCCCACGCCCTCTACGGGTTGTCTAATTAGCCACAAACCCTAAGCCAAGACATAAACTTCAAGAAAGTTAAACATGCATCCATATTATTACCAATGAAAAATATCCAATATCAACAACAGAAATAAAGCTGAAATACTAGTACACTAAATTCCTTAAGACTCACATAACTAAATTTACTGATATTGATATCCTAAATTGAGTTCATTGACAATTCCTCGATTTAAGTCCATGTCTAGCCTTGCTAATCCTGCCCACTTGAAAGATTATTAGGCAGAGTGGTGAGCTTAAAGCTAGTGGAGGTTACCTGCATAATAGATGAATATCAAGAATAGAGAACTTCAtacataaaaacatattttagtTCACAAATATTCACCAATATTCCCCATGCAATAACATGTCTCACCAATAAAAATCACATCATATCACATGTTGTAACTAATAATTTTCCACAATGTAGAAATCACCAATTAATCAAGGAACcataatattcaataatcaattCAAATCCAAATATATTTCAATGGGCAATATAGCTTGGGGTTTACCCCCGAGTACCTTGTGGGGCGTGACCAAAATAATTGGTTCATCTCCTCTCATTGAGAAATGTCAAGATTCTAAGATCTGACAAgcaattcttcttcaattctagGGAATTAAGGCAGAATTTGGGAAGGAAAGGATAGAAGAACAGAGGGAGAtaagaagaacagagagagagagagagagagagagagaaaatgtcTGAAATATCTGAATTCTATTAGGATATTCCCCTTAGCTAGCTTATCTGTCTATATATATCCAAGCTGGAACAGGGTACAATTCAAGCAACAGCTTGAAGGTACAACTGCCTATAActgaattatatattaaaaaaggaATAAGGAAAATGAAATAGTAATCCCTTTATACAGTATGAGGGTTCTTGACAAATACCCCTCCCTTAAAATTTCTTGCCCTCAAGACATGGACAGCAGCCTGGCAGCTTGAGGAAATTGAGTCAGCAATTCCAGTAGGTATTCCCATGTATTGTTGTTCAGGTGTAGGTGAGTCCATTGCACTAGCACTTGCGTTATAGGAGCACCATGCTTGAAGATGACCCTTTTTTCCAGAATCAAAGCCGGCTCCACTGGGGGCGAAGATTCACAAACAAAAGTAGGCAGGGATGAGCTAACCTGCTAAACTCTTACTGATCTCTTAAGCATGGAGACATGGAACACCAAATGAATTTGAGTAGTAGGAGGCAACTGGAGCTCATAGGCCACCGTCTTGAACTTAGCCACAATAGGGAAATGACCTATAGAATTTAGGACTAAGTTTGGAAATTGGCCTGTGGAGAAAAGCCTTTTGGTGAGAATTTTTAGCTTCAGATATACCAAATCCCCCACCTCAAACTTCTGTTCACTTCTTTTTCTGTCAGCAAATTACTTCATTTTGTTTTGAGCAGTTGCTAGCTCTTTACGCAACACGTGTAGAATTTCTTGTCGTTGCTGTAAATGTGAATCCATTGCAGCTACTGTTGTAGATTCCAAGGTGGCAGGTAGGAAAGGGGGCTTGTATCCGTATAGGGCCTCAAATGGGGACATCATGGTGGAGCTGTGATGACAAGAGTTATACCACTATTGAGCTAATGGAAACCACTTATGCTAGCCCTTGGGTTGTACAAAGCAGAGACAGCGTAAGTAAGTCTCCAAGCATTGAGTCACCTGCTCTGTTCATTAGATTTGGGGTGGTATGCGATAGACATATGCAGCTTTACTCCCAAAGCTCTAAAGAGTTCCTGCCACAACAAACTCGTAAAAACTTTGTCCTTGTCTGAAATAATGGACTATGGCACTTTATAAAGCTTAACCACATTATCTAAAAATGTCCTGGCCACCTCTTGTGCTGTAAACGAGTGCAAAAGGCTTAGAAAATGGGCGAATTTGGTAAACCGATCTACCACCACTAAGACACAGTCCTTGCCCTCCGATTTAGGTAGAccctccacaaaatccatggatATGCTTACCCAAGCCTACAATGGCAATGCTAATGGCTGCAGTAACCCAGGAGTAGTCGCTGTCTCATGTTTACACGTCACAAGCCTGCACAAAGTCTATCATTGACTTCTTCAAATTTGGCTAGTAAAACAGCTGCTTTACCCGTGGCATTAGGAGTGTTTGATACGGGCTCGTGACATTTTCTCCATCAGCCTATTCTGTTGAAGTGTTTGGAGCCAGGCTTGGATTTGTCTTAGGATGCCCATACTTCTATTCTAATGTGGGTTAAGATTTTTAAGGTGCCTTTCGAGGGCTGTTCTGCCAAGGGTATTGTTGTTATTGCCAGTGGTTTGGGGAAGCCACTTCATATGGATCCTATGATAGAGGATCGATCTAGGCTGGGATATGCTTGAGTTTGTGTAGAGATGCATGTCTCCTCATCGTTTTCAATGCAGGTTTTGCTAGAGCGAGGGGTGGATGGGTTCACATGTGAGCCGAAGATTACTAGCATGCTAGTTGAGTGTCAATGGATGCCATTGGTTTGTTCTCACCGTAACGTCTTTGGCCATAGTACCTCAACTTGTCCTAAGTTTCTTGGCCATGACTAGGTTGTAGAGGCGGAGGGTGTTGTCTCAAAGTCTCGGTCATCTCAGTGGAAGCCTAAAGGGAAGGAGGGGGCGAGTGGCTCTAGGTAGGATAAGGACTCCTGTGACCCTAGGGGGAATCTTCCCCCTCCTGCATCTATGGTTGCGATTGCTAATTTGGCCTCGAAGGCTTTTCCTCATTAGGCTAGTGCTAAGGAGGTGTTGGTTGCAAACATGTTTTGCTCTCTCATGGAGGAGGATAGGGACACCCCTTCACCTGGGGAGTTGGCTATTCCGATGGAGGAAGGAGTTCTTGTGGTGGTTGAGATTGAGGTGGAGAATAAGGGAAAAAGGGAGTGTGTGGGGGCTAAGGGTTCAGTTTTAGTTTCGCTCAGATAGTTCAAGTATTGAGTTTATTCTAGTCAAGTCCAAGTCCTAGTTGAAGGAGCGAAAGAAATAAGATTGCTATTACTTGGGCCAAGAAGAACCTCGAGATTCCACCTGATTCGGCTCGAGTGATATAGGCATTTTGTGtcatgtgtttttattttttggtattatgAGTTTCTTTTTGCTGGGTTGCTGTGCATTGTCTCTTTGAGTGTTGGTGCGTTGTGTGCTATTTGTTGTGCGGGGTATGCCTTGCGGTCTTGTGTAGCCACTTTGCGGTGTTTTTCTCTAGTAAATATACTCTtactaacataaaaaaaaaaaaaaaaattgctttacCTTATGATAGGTGTTCTGAATACCTGAGAGACCTCCCAAGGGGGACTTGTGCAAGGACTGCAAGATTTTATGCTTCAATCGGTCACAATCCCCTATCACCATCCTTCCTTGAAATCGCATTAGGCCATTGGTTATTATATACCCTGGTCAGACGGAGGGATCAATAGCGCAGTTGTTTTGGCAAGTCCCTAGTCTAAGAGGCCATCTCATAGCTGGTTGTAACCTCCTGCAACCAATCTAGAACGACAAGAGTTATAGCTGTGTCCATTTTCAAGGCATTGGGACAAGGCATCTGCAGCCAGgttctcttttccttctctaaatTGGATGGTATAGTCTAGGCCCAACAATTTGGTCATCCCTTTTGTCTAGAGCTAGGTTTGTAACTTTTGCTATAACAAATATTTCAAACTCTCATGATCAGTTCGAATGATGAACTAATATTCTTCGAGATAATGTCTTCACTTATCAACTGCAATGAGTACAACTAGCAACTCCTTATCATAAACACTTCACCCGAAGTGTTTTGGAGTTAAGGCCTGACTTATAAAAGTAATAGGATGGCTCTCTTGCATCAAAACAACCCTCACTTCATGATTATTGGCATTCGTTTCTAACACGAAGGGTTCACCAAAATCTAGTAGGGCCCAAACATGGGCTTCACACATGGCCTGCTTTAGTTTAACAAAAGCATCCTCTGCTTGTGCATTCAAGCAAAAGTTATCCTCCTTCAATAAATCGATCAGGGGCTAACTAATGGCGCCATAGTCTTTGACAAACCTCTTGTAGTAACTAGTGTGCCCCAAAAACCCTCTCACATCCTCGACAGTAATGGGTTTAGGCCAATCAAGCATGACAACCACGTTCTTGGGGTCCATACTTACCCCCTGATTAGAAATGATATGCCCCAAGGACTCCACTTGCCTTTCGGCAAAGACACATTTCGATTTCTTAACATACAATTGATTGAGTCGGAGAACCTCAAATGCAATTCTTAGGTGGGCGATATGTTGAGCAAAAGTGGGACTGTACTCTAGGATGTCATAAAAAATGACTAGGATGAATCTCCGTTGGTAAGGttcaaagatttggttcatgagggattgaaaAGTGGGTAGGGCATTGGTTagcccaaatggcataaccTTGAATTCGTAGTGCCCGTGATGAATATGAAAAGCTATCTTGTGTATGTCTTCCGGTTTCATTCTTATTTGGTGATAACCGGCTCTAAGATCAAGTTTATAAACAATAGAGGCATGCTTGAATTCATCCAAGAGGTCTTCTATAATTGGAATAGGAAACTTGTCCTTGATGGTTATGGCATtcaattgacgatagtcaatgCAGAATCACCAagaaccatctttctttttaacaagtAGCATGGGTGAAGCAAAGGGGCTATGGCTAGGTTGAATAATGGATTGGTACAACATGTCTTACTAATCTCtcgatttcatatttttatcttggaGGATATCTATATGATCGAACATTAATAGGTTCAGCATTTGGTTTAAGGGGAATGGAGTGGTCACAAATTTGACTAGGTGGTAGGGTAGTAGGATCTACAAAAAAGGTCCTCAAACTCATTCAAGAGCATGTTTAAGGAATTGAATTCGTGTACCTGCCAAGTTGTTTGGGGCTGGTTGCTAACAGTCACCCTCATCTCCCTTGTATACTCCGGCACGCCTTCCATTTCCTCTATGGCATGTATTGAGAATAGCCTTGCCACTTGCATTAGTTTATTCTTCAATAACTTTTGCAGTTTCTTCCTGGTAATTATTTTAGATAGGCCTGTTTTGAGGTTGCCAACAAGGGTCAGTTTCTTCCCATTCCTGTCAAAGGTGACCTCCAActtattaaaatcaaagctgATTGGATTGACGATCTTCATAGCCAAGAACCGGGCCTATTATTAACCAACCCAAAAGGGGAAGCCACCAGGCTGTTGTGGCTGGGATAGCCTTAGGTTTGCCTAAGGCGAACCCAAATGCTACCATGGTCAAAAACACTACCATGGAGTAGAGGAGACAATTGGGGTTATGCTATAGGTGTGGGTAACGATATAGTCCAGGCCACCAGTGCAAATGACAATTGTTGAACATGGAAGGGACATATGAAGAGAAAGAAGGTGGTGTAGAGAACAGTTTAGAGGAAGAATTGAGGGATAAGGGAGGAGAAATCTCCTTCCATGCACTTAAGGGgagccaagaagaagaagaagaagaagaagaagaagaaaaataagacagggagaagaagaagaaggtgcaGAGAACAATTTAGAGGAAGAATTAGGGGGATCAGGGAGGAGAAATCTCCTTCCATGCACTTAAGGGgggccaagaagaagaagaagaagaagaagaagatagggaAAAGGGTGCAGAGAACAGTTTAGAGGAAGAATCGGGGGATAAGGGAGGAGAAATCTCCTTCCATGCACTTAAGGGGTGCCAACATGGAAAATCATTAAGGTAAGGAGACAGGTGGGCAAGAAGAAGCTCTTGGTATTGATAGACAGTGGCACCCACAACTTCTTAAATGGCGCCACAACCACTGAGTTAAAGTGCAAATTGACGGCCACTACCCCCTATCAGTAACAGTGGCTAATGGAAACAAAATGTACAACCATCATAAGTGTGTTGACTTTAAGTGGTTGATGCATGGGCAAGAGTTTACGATTAATCTGAGGATTTTGGAGTTGGGAGGCTGTGATATCATCCTAGGAGTAGATTGGATGACGATAGTTAGTCCCTTGACCTTTGACTTCAATAAATTGGAAGTAGTAGTGGACATTGAAGGAAAAAAGATGACTTTGGCACGCAACGGGGAGGCTGGGGAGTGTAAGATGATCACTGGCTAGAAGCTACAGAAATTGATGTCCAAGAAAGGAGAATAGATATCTCAGATGTTCTCAATTTAGGCCATGGAAATAGAGGCGACTGAGCACACAAAGGAGGGATACCATCAAGAGTGCCCTACTCTCGATCCTTCTCTTGCTCAGGTACCACACTCCAAAGCTTTACAATTACTACTATTGGAATTTAAGGATCTATTTGTTGAACCTTCAGCCCTACCCCCTATGACCATTCCATTCATCTCAAACCCAATTTTGAACATCATATCCTATCGCTACCCCTttatacaaaaaatagaaattgaaaaacaagtcAAAAGTATGCTCAATTCCTCAATCATGCAGCCTAGACAAAGCCCATTTGCttcactagtcctccttattaagaaaaaagatggcacATGGCGTTTTTGTATTGACTACCGCCAACCCAATGGCATcactatcaaaaataaattctcCATCCCTATGATCGAAGACCTATTAGATGAGATGACCTAAGCTactattttttccaaattagACCTTTGAGCAACATATCACTAGATCAGAATGAACTTTGCCGATATCCTAAAGATAGCCTTCCGGGCTCACTGGGGCTTATATGAATTCAAGATCATGCCATTTGAGCTAACTAATGCCCTAGCTACCTTCCAGACCTTGATAAACAACCTATTTGCTCTCTACCTAAGGTAGTCcatacttgtttttttttttttaatgatatccTCGTCTATAGTCCGGACTTGGACCAACACCTCTCTCACCTAAGAGGGGAGGTGGAGTATGTCAAGCTATCTAAGTGTACCTTTGCAAGGGGGGAGGTGGAGTACTTAGGGCATGTAATCTTTGGGAAGGGAGTCAGCACAAACCCAAAAAAGATATCAGTCATGTTGGACTAGCTAGGCCTGCAACCATCAAGGAGTTAAGGGGATTCTTGGGGTTGACAATATATTATCGGAGGTTCATACAACATTATGGTATACTAAGTAAACATCTAACAAAATTACTCAAGAAAGATAGTTTCAAATGGAACCCCCAAGTCGAGGCAACATTCTTAACATTAAAGATGGCCATGACACAAGCCCTGGTCCTAACTCTACTGGACTTCTCTAAACCCTTGGTGGTAGAAACGGATGCCTGCGATAGTGGGGTGGGAGCAGTGTTGGTACAAGAAGGGAGACTCAACCAGGTCCTTGCTACTAAACACTTGGGGATGAGTGTGTATGATAAGGAGTTACTTGCGATCATCAATAgataaatggagacattatctgGAGGGCaatcaatttattattaagaCCGACCATGAAAGGCTAAGGTTTCTACTTCAACAAAGGTTGCACACACAATTGCAAAGGAAGGGAGTCTCTAAATTGTTGGGCCTTGATTACATCATttgtgagaaaacaattatgagagaaaaacctaagagattagtctcttagtgtgttatttataataggcacaacgGGCCTAATAACCTACGGGCTTAAcctaattacacatagttataacaaataaataaataaaacacatacaacaatatgtaatatatctaattatactaataattttaatactccccctcaagttggagtaTAGATATTATATGTACCAAGCTTGTTACAGATATATTCTATCCGAGGACcgtttagagacttggtgaagacattGGTAAGTTGATTACTGAAGTTAACAAACTttgtaacaataacaccttcaaccaacttttctttaataaagtgacagtcgatttcaatatgcttagtccgctCATGGAACACTTGATTGGAAGCTGTTAAGGATTGTCTAGAGTTAGTGATAGGTTAAATATGCAGTCTTGTATGCAGTTATGATTAGTTGAGAGGGTGGGGGCTTTCTTGTAATAATTAGTTATTAATGAAGGGCAAAACCAGTAATATCATAACCAACCCTAGGAAATATTACCctattctctataaatagggcagggGGGCTGAGGGATAGAGAACCGCATCTTCTCTTCTGATTTCACAAGAGTCTTGAGAGTGAGAAAGCTGTGAGTTATAGTCTTGTACTTTTTTGGAAAAGCTTGTATCGTGAGAGAGATAAGAGGGAAGTTTTGTACTgttttcatcaataaagaagGCTGCGCTCGGTGGTgctttgaaggctggatgtagtgccaattCAGTTGGCATGAACTAGGATAATCTTTGATGTTCTTATGGatgtgtggtttgtgtttcttgttcgttttcaattttgtttctgtttatttttgttgttgattcttttaaatctattCTGTAGATCAAATCTGTGAGTGTGTGAGAGTAAGTGTGGTAGAATTTCTGTCCAAGAAAATAGTTCCAGCAACCCTAAATATAACAGAAGCAATGTGCAATgcagcctgattatcacaaacaagctttataggggacacttcacaaaacttgagtttctCTAGGAGTTGCTTAAGCCAGAtaagctcacaagttgcattagccacagaccgatactctgcctctgcactggatctagctactacattctgtttcttactttttcaagaaatcatatttcctcccacaagaacacaatatccaGAGGTTGACCGACGATCAGAAGGAGAGCCGGCCCAATCTacatctgcataacaacaaatatctatGTGCCCCctatcctcatagagtagccctttaTCCGGTGCTCATTTGATATATCTTAGAATCCGGATAATAGCATtccagtgagaatcacatggagaattgAGAAACTGACTCACCACACTTACAACAAAAGGTCGggacgagt
This window of the Diospyros lotus cultivar Yz01 chromosome 5, ASM1463336v1, whole genome shotgun sequence genome carries:
- the LOC127801460 gene encoding mediator of RNA polymerase II transcription subunit 18; translation: MECVVQGIIETQHVEALEILLQGLCGIHKERLRIHELCLKSVPNLGVVTSEVRLLCDLEQLEPTWTVRHVGGAMRGAGAEQISVLVRTMVESKVSKNAIRLFYALGYKLDYELLRVGFAFHFRRGAQITVTVSSINKMLKLHATDEAVPVTPGIQLVEVTAPASSENYTEVVAAVSSFCEYLAPLLHLSKPGISTGVVPTAAAAAASLMSDGGGTAL